One Alphaproteobacteria bacterium DNA segment encodes these proteins:
- the pdeM gene encoding ligase-associated DNA damage response endonuclease PdeM: protein MHARITIEETALFADPAGALFWPATKTLIVADLHLEKGSAFAAKGVPLPPYDTRATLDALQRLIRRYTPARVVCLGDSFHDKDAGKRIAPNDRDHLARMMKGLDWVWVLGNHDPQIPPELGGRVVPEIAEGKLVLRHEPAGPVLALGEIVGHFHPKACVVTKIGRVVAPCFTTDGRRMVMPAFGAYTGGLDTLDRAISGLFGRTRWRVLMTGRDNLHLFPAGRLEPVVRRAPKPGQE, encoded by the coding sequence ATGCACGCGCGAATCACGATCGAAGAAACGGCGCTTTTCGCCGATCCCGCCGGCGCCTTGTTTTGGCCCGCGACCAAAACGTTGATCGTCGCCGATTTGCATCTGGAAAAAGGTTCGGCCTTCGCGGCGAAAGGCGTGCCGCTGCCGCCTTACGACACGCGCGCGACGCTGGACGCGTTGCAGCGCCTGATCCGCCGCTACACGCCCGCGCGGGTCGTGTGTCTGGGCGATTCGTTCCACGACAAGGACGCGGGCAAGCGCATCGCGCCCAACGATCGCGACCATCTCGCCCGGATGATGAAAGGCCTCGACTGGGTTTGGGTGCTGGGCAACCACGATCCGCAAATCCCCCCCGAATTGGGCGGGCGCGTGGTGCCCGAAATCGCCGAGGGCAAGCTCGTCCTGCGCCACGAACCCGCCGGGCCCGTTTTGGCGCTGGGCGAGATCGTCGGCCATTTTCACCCCAAGGCCTGCGTCGTGACCAAAATCGGCCGGGTCGTGGCGCCGTGTTTCACGACCGACGGGCGGCGCATGGTCATGCCGGCCTTCGGCGCCTATACGGGCGGACTGGATACGCTGGATCGCGCGATTTCCGGGCTTTTCGGGCGCACGCGCTGGCGCGTTTTGATGACCGGCCGGGATAATCTGCATCTGTTCCCGGCCGGGCGGCTGGAACCGGTCGTTCGTCGCGCCCCAAAACCGGGGCAGGAGTGA
- a CDS encoding ligase-associated DNA damage response DEXH box helicase gives MSALPEPFASWLGQRGWRLRAHQSELLALGRAGKSALLVAPTGAGKTLAGFLPSLVDLAGDPKAGLHTLYVSPLKALAIDVHRNVEKPIAEMNLPIRAESRTGDTPASKRARQRKSPPHILMTTPESLALLLSYPDARDFFAKLRVVIVDEIHALAGTKRGDLLSLGLAKLADIAPQARRVGLSATVAEPPALARFLASGLDAAPAIVMGAAGAKPQVTILVPEARIPWAGHTAVHALPEVYLALKAARAAIVFVNTRAQAEICFRELWKLNDDNLAIGLHHGSLAPEQRRKIEAAMAAGKLRAVVATSSLDLGIDWGDVDLVVQIGAPKGAARLLQRIGRANHRLDDPSRAILVPGNRFEMLECRAALAALDAHEIDAAPQPPGALDVLAQHLLGAACSEAFDESAMYEQVRRAAPYADLDRATFDRTLGFVADGGYALAAYERYKRLKRDESGKWSVATPLAQRQYRLNVGTIVETPMLNVAFRRGKRLGKVEENFVLGLEPGDTFGFAGQVLRYEGMRETTVEVSRAKDDQPRIPIYAGARMPFTAELAARVRGILADPAAWRDLPRDVKEWLTLQRRKSEMPGRDGLLIETFPRHGKWFLIAYCFAGRNAHQTLGMLLTKRMEREGLRPLGFVASDYSIAVWSTRPVDRPSELFAVDMLGDDLEEWLADSSMLRRAFRNVAVIAGLIERRHPGEEKTGRQVTFSSDLIYDVLRKHEPDHILLRATRADAATGLIDLSRLAAMLRAARGKIRHRRLERVSPLAVPVLLEVGREAIYGEAIEDALADAAQAEALIADAMIDDDQADDSQAELF, from the coding sequence GTGAGCGCGCTTCCCGAGCCGTTCGCATCCTGGCTCGGCCAACGCGGCTGGCGGTTACGCGCGCATCAATCGGAGCTTCTCGCACTCGGGCGCGCGGGGAAATCCGCGCTGCTGGTGGCACCCACGGGCGCTGGCAAAACGCTGGCGGGCTTTCTGCCCAGCCTCGTCGATCTTGCCGGCGATCCGAAAGCGGGCCTGCACACGCTTTACGTTTCGCCGCTGAAGGCGCTGGCGATCGACGTGCATCGCAACGTCGAGAAGCCGATCGCGGAAATGAACCTGCCGATCCGCGCGGAAAGCCGCACGGGCGACACGCCCGCGTCCAAGCGCGCGCGCCAGCGGAAGTCGCCGCCGCATATTCTGATGACGACGCCGGAATCGCTGGCGTTGCTGCTGTCCTATCCCGACGCGCGCGACTTCTTCGCCAAATTGCGCGTCGTGATCGTCGATGAAATCCATGCGCTCGCCGGCACCAAGCGCGGCGATCTTCTGTCGCTGGGCCTCGCTAAGCTCGCCGATATCGCCCCGCAAGCGCGGCGCGTGGGACTTTCCGCCACGGTCGCCGAACCGCCCGCCTTGGCGCGGTTCCTCGCCTCCGGCCTCGACGCCGCGCCCGCGATCGTGATGGGGGCGGCCGGCGCCAAGCCGCAAGTCACCATCCTGGTGCCCGAAGCGCGCATCCCGTGGGCCGGGCATACGGCCGTGCATGCGTTGCCGGAAGTCTATCTGGCGCTGAAGGCCGCGCGCGCGGCGATCGTGTTCGTCAACACCCGCGCGCAAGCCGAGATTTGCTTTCGCGAGCTTTGGAAGCTCAACGACGACAATCTCGCCATTGGCCTGCATCACGGATCGCTCGCCCCCGAACAGCGCCGCAAGATCGAAGCGGCGATGGCGGCGGGAAAGCTCCGCGCCGTCGTCGCGACGTCGTCGCTCGATCTCGGCATCGATTGGGGCGACGTGGATCTGGTCGTGCAGATCGGGGCCCCCAAAGGGGCCGCGCGTCTGCTCCAGCGTATCGGCCGCGCCAATCATCGGCTCGACGATCCCTCGCGCGCGATTTTGGTGCCCGGCAATCGCTTCGAAATGCTCGAATGCCGCGCGGCCTTGGCGGCGTTGGACGCGCACGAGATCGACGCCGCCCCGCAGCCGCCCGGCGCGCTGGACGTGCTCGCCCAGCATTTGCTGGGGGCCGCGTGTTCGGAAGCCTTCGACGAATCCGCGATGTACGAACAAGTGCGGCGCGCGGCACCCTATGCCGATCTCGACCGCGCGACGTTCGATCGCACGCTCGGTTTCGTCGCCGATGGCGGTTACGCGCTGGCGGCCTATGAACGCTACAAGCGCCTGAAGCGCGACGAGAGCGGCAAATGGAGCGTCGCGACACCCTTGGCACAGCGGCAATATCGCTTGAACGTCGGCACGATCGTCGAAACGCCGATGCTCAATGTCGCGTTCCGGCGCGGTAAACGCCTGGGCAAGGTCGAAGAGAATTTCGTCCTCGGCCTCGAGCCCGGCGACACGTTCGGCTTCGCGGGCCAAGTGCTGCGCTACGAAGGCATGCGCGAAACGACGGTGGAGGTCAGCCGCGCCAAGGACGATCAACCGCGTATTCCGATCTATGCGGGCGCGCGTATGCCGTTCACGGCGGAGCTGGCCGCGCGCGTGCGCGGCATCCTCGCCGATCCGGCCGCGTGGCGCGATTTGCCGCGCGACGTGAAGGAATGGCTGACGCTGCAACGGCGCAAATCGGAAATGCCGGGGCGCGACGGCTTGCTGATCGAAACCTTTCCGCGCCACGGCAAATGGTTCCTGATCGCCTATTGCTTCGCGGGGCGCAACGCGCACCAAACCTTGGGCATGTTGCTGACCAAGCGGATGGAGCGCGAGGGTTTGCGCCCGCTCGGCTTCGTCGCGTCGGATTATTCGATCGCGGTGTGGTCGACGCGCCCCGTCGATCGCCCGTCGGAATTGTTCGCCGTGGACATGCTCGGCGACGATCTGGAGGAATGGCTCGCGGACTCCTCCATGCTGCGCCGGGCGTTCCGCAATGTCGCGGTGATCGCAGGCTTGATCGAACGCCGCCATCCGGGCGAGGAAAAGACCGGGCGGCAGGTCACGTTTTCGTCCGACCTGATCTACGACGTTTTGCGCAAGCACGAGCCCGATCATATTTTGCTGCGCGCGACGCGGGCCGACGCGGCGACGGGCCTGATCGACCTCTCGCGGCTTGCCGCCATGCTGCGGGCGGCGCGCGGCAAAATACGCCATCGCCGCTTGGAACGCGTCTCGCCCTTGGCCGTGCCCGTGCTGCTGGAAGTCGGCCGCGAAGCCATCTACGGTGAGGCGATCGAAGACGCGTTGGCCGATGCGGCGCAGGCCGAGGCCCTGATCGCGGATGCGATGATCGACGACGACCAAGCCGACGACAGCCAGGCCGAACTTTTCTGA
- a CDS encoding sulfite exporter TauE/SafE family protein, with translation MGILGLSALAITVIGTSILSGMFGMAGGLVLMGALLAFLPVPAAMALHGAAQISANGWRAYLWRKHILWRPTLFYSLGGVAAMAVWVIVLFVPSRPLALIALGLSPYVLMLAPKWLQGDPTRDGHAVIYGIVCVSFMMLTGVTGPLLDSFFLKGGLDRRQIVSTKGVCQVFGHFAKIVYFGVLIDPVDFGDWSSYAVAIGAAMIGTTLGGWVLARMTNADYRVWANRIIATVCAWYVAHGLYLWLFA, from the coding sequence ATGGGCATTCTCGGGCTCTCCGCCCTTGCGATTACCGTCATCGGCACGTCGATCCTGTCGGGCATGTTCGGCATGGCCGGCGGCTTGGTGCTGATGGGCGCGTTGCTCGCCTTCCTGCCCGTACCCGCGGCGATGGCGCTGCACGGCGCCGCGCAGATTTCCGCCAACGGGTGGCGCGCTTATCTGTGGCGCAAACACATTCTGTGGCGGCCGACGCTGTTTTATTCGCTGGGCGGCGTCGCCGCGATGGCGGTGTGGGTGATCGTGCTGTTCGTGCCCAGCCGCCCGCTGGCGCTGATAGCACTGGGCCTTTCGCCTTACGTGCTGATGCTGGCGCCGAAATGGCTGCAAGGCGATCCCACGCGCGACGGCCACGCGGTGATCTACGGCATCGTGTGCGTGTCGTTCATGATGCTGACCGGCGTGACCGGACCGTTGCTCGATTCGTTCTTCCTGAAAGGCGGGCTCGACCGCCGGCAGATCGTATCGACCAAAGGCGTGTGCCAAGTCTTCGGGCATTTCGCCAAGATCGTCTATTTCGGCGTGCTGATCGATCCCGTCGATTTCGGCGATTGGTCGTCCTACGCCGTCGCCATCGGGGCGGCGATGATCGGCACGACGTTGGGCGGCTGGGTGTTGGCGCGGATGACCAACGCCGATTATCGCGTCTGGGCGAATCGTATCATCGCCACGGTCTGCGCGTGGTACGTGGCGCACGGGCTGTATCTCTGGCTTTTCGCGTAA
- a CDS encoding efflux RND transporter permease subunit, with the protein MRFAHFFVDRPIFAAVVSIVMVILGAVAFKALPVAEYPEIAPPTIVVRASYPGADAETVAATVATPLEQEINGVEDMLYMSSYATGDGSMSLTVTFKPGTNLDNAQVLVQNRVQIATPRLPDTVRQLGVVTQKSSPDLMMVVHMLSPDGTYDDLYISNYAILRVRDQLLRIDGIGDLMVFGAREYAIRVWLDSDRLASYGLAASDVVRALREQNVQVSGGALGTAPSQGASFQIPIVTQGRFEDPRQFGEVIVRAGGDGRIVRLRDVARVEMGAKEYVTNSYLNGKTAVALAVFQRPGSNALATADAILTRMAELKKDFPVGLDYQVVYNPTEFIQESINEVYKTLAEAIILVALVVLIFLQSWRAAIIPILAIPVSLIGTFAVMLMFGFHLNVLTLFGMVLAIGIVVDDAIVVVENVERNIANGMSPRDAAHETMDEVGAAVIAIAVVLAAVFIPTAFVPGLQGAFYRQFAVTIAVATILSAFNSLTLSPALAAMLLKKHDPHHVPKGPLGRLGAGFARVFNRSFDKMGNGYARSAGWAARRKIVMLGVYAGLAALTVYVGGLVPRGFIPLLDRGYAIVAIQLPDGASLERTDAVVRKASEIIQSTPGVKDSVAFAGFSGATFTNAPNGAVVFAGLDPFPERVAKGQSANAIVGQLFGRLQQIEEAFVIAVPPPAVPGIGALGGLKLQLQDRTGNDSRRVLTAAQEFIGQLYRVPGLAGIFTTFSAGTPQIYLDIDRTKAQMLNVPISNIFETLQFNLGTAYVNDFNAFGRVYQVRAQADRSQRVDREDIARLKVRSATGDLVPLGTLVEIKDSAGPDLVQRYNAYVSVPIQAAAAGISSGQAIAAIEQAAAQHLPAGIGFEWTELAYQEKNVGNTAIYIFALAVVFVFLALAAQYESWGLPLAIVLIVPMSVLSALLGVMIRGLDNNILVQVGLIVLVGLAAKNAILIVEFARQLEGEGKDPHAAVVEACRLRLRPILMTALAFILGVVPLVISTGPGAEMRQSLGTAVFSGMIGVTIFGLFLTPVFYVVMRGLSRRFRKAAPATPAAPNAE; encoded by the coding sequence ATGCGTTTCGCCCATTTCTTCGTCGACCGCCCGATCTTCGCGGCGGTCGTCTCGATCGTCATGGTGATTTTGGGCGCGGTCGCGTTCAAGGCGCTGCCGGTCGCCGAATATCCCGAAATCGCCCCGCCGACGATCGTCGTGCGCGCCTCCTATCCGGGGGCGGACGCCGAAACCGTCGCCGCGACGGTGGCCACACCGCTGGAGCAGGAAATCAACGGCGTCGAGGACATGCTCTATATGTCCTCCTACGCGACCGGCGACGGCTCGATGTCGCTGACGGTGACGTTCAAGCCCGGCACCAATCTCGATAACGCGCAGGTGCTGGTCCAGAACCGCGTGCAGATCGCGACCCCGCGTCTGCCCGATACGGTGCGCCAGCTTGGCGTCGTCACGCAGAAAAGCTCGCCCGACCTGATGATGGTCGTGCACATGCTGTCACCCGACGGCACTTACGACGATCTCTATATCTCGAACTACGCGATCCTGCGCGTGCGCGATCAGCTTTTGCGCATCGATGGGATCGGCGATCTGATGGTCTTCGGCGCGCGCGAATACGCGATTCGCGTGTGGCTCGATTCCGACCGTTTGGCGAGCTACGGCCTTGCGGCCAGCGACGTGGTGCGCGCCTTGCGCGAGCAGAACGTCCAGGTTTCGGGCGGTGCGCTCGGCACCGCGCCCTCGCAAGGGGCGTCGTTCCAAATCCCCATCGTGACCCAAGGCCGTTTCGAGGACCCGCGCCAATTCGGCGAGGTGATCGTGCGCGCGGGCGGCGACGGGCGCATCGTGCGCTTGCGCGACGTGGCGCGCGTCGAAATGGGCGCAAAGGAATACGTCACCAATTCCTATCTCAACGGCAAGACGGCGGTGGCGCTGGCGGTGTTCCAGCGTCCGGGTTCCAACGCGCTGGCGACGGCCGACGCGATCTTGACGCGAATGGCGGAGTTGAAGAAGGACTTCCCCGTCGGCCTCGACTACCAGGTCGTCTACAACCCGACCGAGTTCATCCAGGAATCGATCAACGAGGTTTACAAGACGCTGGCCGAAGCGATCATCTTGGTGGCGCTGGTCGTGCTGATCTTCCTGCAATCCTGGCGCGCCGCGATCATCCCGATCCTGGCGATCCCGGTGTCGCTGATCGGCACCTTCGCCGTGATGCTGATGTTCGGCTTCCATCTGAACGTGCTGACGCTGTTCGGCATGGTGCTGGCGATCGGCATCGTCGTCGACGACGCGATCGTCGTGGTCGAAAACGTCGAGCGCAACATCGCCAACGGCATGAGCCCGCGCGACGCCGCCCACGAAACGATGGACGAGGTCGGTGCCGCCGTCATCGCCATCGCGGTCGTGCTGGCCGCCGTGTTCATTCCCACGGCCTTCGTGCCGGGCCTGCAAGGGGCGTTCTACCGCCAGTTCGCCGTCACGATCGCCGTGGCGACGATTCTGTCGGCGTTCAACTCCCTGACGCTGTCGCCGGCCCTTGCCGCGATGCTGCTGAAGAAGCACGACCCGCATCACGTTCCCAAGGGCCCGCTGGGCCGCTTAGGCGCGGGGTTCGCGCGCGTGTTCAACCGCAGCTTCGACAAGATGGGCAACGGCTATGCGCGCTCGGCCGGCTGGGCCGCGCGCCGCAAGATCGTGATGCTGGGCGTCTATGCGGGGCTTGCGGCGTTGACCGTCTATGTCGGCGGATTGGTGCCGCGCGGCTTCATTCCGCTGCTCGATCGCGGCTATGCGATCGTCGCGATCCAGCTGCCCGACGGCGCCTCGCTGGAGCGTACCGACGCCGTCGTGCGCAAGGCGAGCGAGATCATCCAATCCACGCCGGGCGTGAAGGATTCGGTCGCGTTCGCGGGTTTCTCGGGCGCCACGTTCACCAACGCGCCGAACGGGGCGGTCGTGTTTGCGGGGCTGGACCCGTTCCCCGAACGCGTGGCGAAGGGCCAATCGGCCAACGCCATCGTCGGGCAGTTGTTCGGGCGGCTTCAGCAGATCGAGGAAGCCTTCGTCATCGCCGTTCCGCCGCCCGCCGTTCCCGGCATCGGCGCCTTGGGCGGGTTGAAGCTGCAGCTTCAGGACCGCACGGGCAACGATTCCCGGCGCGTGCTGACGGCCGCGCAGGAATTCATCGGGCAGCTTTATCGCGTGCCCGGCCTTGCGGGCATCTTCACCACGTTCTCGGCCGGCACGCCGCAGATCTATCTCGATATCGATCGCACCAAGGCGCAGATGCTGAACGTGCCGATCAGCAATATCTTCGAGACGCTGCAATTCAATCTCGGCACCGCCTATGTGAACGACTTCAACGCTTTCGGCCGCGTCTATCAGGTGCGCGCCCAGGCGGATCGTTCGCAGCGCGTCGACCGCGAGGATATCGCGCGGTTGAAGGTGCGATCGGCCACCGGCGATCTCGTGCCCCTGGGCACGCTGGTCGAGATCAAGGACTCGGCCGGTCCCGATCTGGTGCAGCGCTACAACGCCTATGTCTCGGTGCCGATCCAGGCCGCGGCTGCGGGCATTTCTTCGGGTCAGGCGATCGCCGCGATCGAACAGGCGGCGGCGCAACATCTGCCCGCCGGCATCGGCTTCGAATGGACCGAACTCGCGTATCAGGAAAAGAATGTCGGCAACACCGCGATCTACATATTCGCGCTGGCCGTCGTGTTCGTGTTCCTGGCGCTGGCGGCCCAGTACGAAAGCTGGGGCTTGCCGCTCGCCATCGTGCTGATCGTGCCGATGTCGGTGCTGTCGGCGCTGCTCGGCGTGATGATCCGCGGGCTCGACAACAACATCCTGGTGCAGGTCGGTCTGATCGTGCTCGTCGGCCTCGCGGCCAAGAACGCGATTTTGATCGTCGAGTTCGCGCGCCAGCTGGAAGGCGAAGGCAAGGACCCGCATGCCGCCGTCGTCGAAGCCTGCCGTCTGCGTTTGCGGCCCATCCTGATGACGGCCCTGGCCTTCATCCTGGGCGTGGTGCCGCTGGTGATTTCGACGGGACCGGGTGCCGAAATGCGCCAGTCGCTGGGCACGGCCGTGTTCTCGGGCATGATCGGGGTGACGATCTTCGGTCTGTTCCTGACGCCGGTTTTCTACGTCGTGATGCGGGGGCTTTCCCGCCGCTTCCGCAAGGCGGCCCCCGCAACTCCGGCGGCCCCCAACGCCGAATAG
- a CDS encoding efflux RND transporter periplasmic adaptor subunit, with amino-acid sequence MRLKNGLAAAAVAMIGFVSPVSAQMGPGGPPPVSVAKPVVKDIVEQDEFIGRFDASEAVDLRARVSGYLESVAFRDGQIVKQGDLLFVIDKRTYQATYARAQAAVNAAQTRLDFYRTDMERYERLARSGNAPERQLEQTRQQYLQAQADIAGLRAELESARLNLGFTEVRAPMAGRIGRKLVSEGNLVAADQTLLATIVSLDPIKFNFDIDERAYLAYTRTIRTGNVPNPRDVPNKIEVLIGVADEKDLTRKGTIDFVDSRLDTATGTMRVRASVPNGDIFLAPGMFGRVRVPGSNPYRAVLIPDEAIVSDLDRRLVWVVAADGSVAPRLIRPGPRHDGYRVVREGLDGSESVVVNGLQRVRPGGKVTPQPVELPPVKGAK; translated from the coding sequence ATGCGTTTGAAGAATGGTTTGGCGGCCGCGGCGGTCGCCATGATCGGTTTTGTTTCGCCGGTTTCGGCGCAGATGGGCCCCGGCGGCCCGCCCCCGGTTTCGGTCGCCAAGCCCGTCGTCAAAGACATCGTCGAGCAGGACGAATTCATCGGCCGCTTCGACGCTTCGGAAGCCGTCGATCTGCGCGCGCGTGTTTCGGGCTATCTGGAATCGGTCGCGTTCCGCGACGGCCAGATCGTGAAGCAGGGCGATCTGCTGTTCGTCATCGACAAGCGCACCTATCAGGCGACGTATGCGCGCGCGCAAGCTGCCGTGAACGCGGCGCAAACGCGTCTCGATTTCTATCGCACCGATATGGAGCGCTACGAACGCCTCGCGCGGTCGGGCAACGCGCCCGAGCGTCAGCTCGAACAGACGCGCCAGCAATATCTCCAGGCCCAAGCCGATATCGCCGGTTTGCGCGCGGAACTGGAAAGTGCGCGCCTCAATCTCGGCTTCACGGAAGTGCGCGCGCCGATGGCCGGCCGCATCGGCCGCAAGCTCGTCTCGGAAGGCAATCTCGTCGCCGCCGATCAGACGCTGCTCGCCACGATCGTGTCGCTCGATCCGATCAAGTTCAATTTCGACATCGACGAGCGCGCCTACCTCGCCTACACGCGCACGATCCGCACGGGCAACGTGCCCAATCCGCGCGACGTGCCCAACAAGATCGAAGTCTTGATCGGCGTGGCCGACGAGAAGGACCTGACCCGCAAGGGCACGATCGATTTCGTGGATTCCCGCCTGGACACCGCCACGGGCACGATGCGCGTGCGCGCCAGCGTTCCCAATGGCGATATCTTCCTCGCCCCCGGCATGTTCGGCCGCGTGCGCGTCCCCGGCTCCAACCCCTATCGCGCCGTGCTGATCCCGGACGAAGCGATCGTCTCCGATCTCGACCGGCGCTTGGTGTGGGTCGTCGCCGCCGACGGGTCGGTGGCGCCGCGTCTCATCCGTCCGGGCCCCCGCCATGACGGCTATCGCGTCGTGCGTGAAGGTCTCGACGGTTCGGAATCCGTCGTCGTCAACGGGCTGCAGCGCGTGCGTCCGGGCGGCAAGGTCACGCCGCAGCCGGTCGAACTGCCGCCGGTCAAGGGGGCGAAGTAA
- a CDS encoding tetratricopeptide repeat protein, whose product MTTADSTAARDKARADMARGRPDLAVPVLRALSDANPNDADLLLDYGVAASQAGDQTASLVAFGKAATLDPKNPLVHANMGLAFERANMLVEAETAMRVAREFAPGHAGIAFNLANVARKLGRNADAEALYREVIAAEPQSVPPRANLAALLIDEWRLVEARSLLRRAADMAPQDPLAHFNLANADRMAGDTGAAIASYERALKLAPDWADAHFNLGFASLLAGDWRRGWAEFAWRWKTQAQAKFAKSFDKPRWNGEAGNGRTLLLRAEQGLGDTLQFVRYAALAKDRGWRVVLEVQPALTALLARTKGIDAIVAQGGALPAFDAEAPLLDLPGVFGTIPDTAPADIPYVFADPAKIDAWRAKLGPATKKRVGIVWGGNPDFPGDRWRSPGLKPLLKLFDVPDVEWVGLQVGPRRADMDGWTPPANFRDCGGELRDMDDTAALVAALDCIVTPCTSIAHLAGAMGKTCFILLSAAPDWRWMLARGDTPWYSNLRLYRQHLAGDWAAPVAAIAAAIKG is encoded by the coding sequence GTGACGACCGCCGATTCGACAGCCGCCCGTGATAAAGCCCGCGCCGACATGGCGCGCGGCCGGCCCGATTTGGCCGTCCCGGTCTTGCGCGCGCTGTCGGACGCAAATCCGAACGACGCCGATCTGCTGCTCGATTACGGTGTGGCGGCAAGCCAAGCCGGCGATCAGACCGCTTCCCTCGTCGCGTTCGGCAAGGCCGCGACGCTCGATCCCAAAAATCCGCTGGTCCACGCGAATATGGGCCTCGCCTTCGAACGCGCGAATATGCTGGTCGAAGCCGAAACGGCGATGCGCGTGGCGCGCGAATTCGCGCCCGGCCATGCCGGTATCGCGTTCAACCTCGCCAATGTCGCGCGCAAACTGGGCCGCAACGCGGATGCCGAAGCGCTCTACCGCGAAGTCATCGCGGCCGAGCCGCAATCGGTGCCGCCGCGCGCCAATCTCGCAGCCCTGCTGATCGACGAATGGCGTTTGGTCGAAGCGCGCTCGCTGTTGCGCCGCGCCGCCGACATGGCGCCGCAAGATCCGCTGGCGCATTTCAACCTCGCCAATGCCGACCGCATGGCCGGCGATACGGGCGCCGCGATCGCAAGTTACGAACGCGCGCTGAAACTCGCGCCGGATTGGGCGGATGCGCATTTCAATTTGGGATTCGCGTCGTTGCTCGCGGGCGATTGGCGACGCGGCTGGGCCGAATTCGCCTGGCGCTGGAAGACGCAAGCGCAAGCGAAGTTCGCCAAGTCGTTCGACAAGCCGCGCTGGAACGGCGAAGCGGGCAACGGGCGCACGCTGTTGCTGCGCGCCGAGCAGGGCCTGGGCGACACGTTGCAGTTCGTGCGCTACGCCGCACTCGCCAAGGATCGCGGCTGGCGCGTGGTGCTGGAAGTTCAGCCCGCGTTGACGGCGCTGCTGGCGCGCACCAAGGGCATCGACGCGATCGTCGCGCAAGGCGGCGCGTTGCCCGCATTCGACGCCGAAGCGCCGCTGCTCGATCTGCCCGGCGTTTTCGGCACAATTCCTGACACGGCGCCCGCCGATATTCCTTACGTCTTCGCCGATCCGGCGAAGATCGACGCTTGGCGTGCCAAGCTGGGACCGGCGACGAAGAAGCGCGTCGGTATCGTTTGGGGCGGGAATCCGGATTTTCCCGGCGACCGCTGGCGCTCGCCAGGGTTGAAGCCGCTGTTGAAGTTGTTCGACGTGCCGGACGTCGAATGGGTCGGATTGCAGGTCGGCCCCCGCCGCGCGGACATGGATGGCTGGACCCCGCCCGCGAATTTCCGCGATTGCGGTGGTGAATTGCGCGACATGGACGATACGGCGGCCTTGGTCGCGGCGCTGGACTGCATCGTTACGCCTTGCACATCGATCGCGCATTTGGCCGGTGCGATGGGCAAGACATGTTTTATTTTATTATCGGCGGCGCCGGACTGGCGCTGGATGCTGGCGCGCGGCGACACGCCCTGGTATTCGAATTTACGATTGTACCGCCAGCACTTAGCGGGTGATTGGGCGGCACCGGTGGCGGCGATCGCGGCGGCAATAAAAGGATAG
- a CDS encoding GNAT family N-acetyltransferase, with product MRIVEGGLDDARVVALLEHHIAMGRANTVEGCAHALDVSGLQRPGIRFWSVWRDDNLLGTGALKRIDDGHAEVKSMHVAAPARRQGVGGAMLDHILREARAMGFKRVSLETGSWDYFAPARAMYATRGFVVCAPFEGYKPDPASTFMSREI from the coding sequence ATGCGTATCGTGGAAGGCGGGCTCGACGATGCCCGCGTCGTCGCCTTGCTCGAACATCATATCGCGATGGGCCGCGCGAATACGGTGGAAGGCTGCGCGCACGCGCTCGACGTTTCGGGCTTGCAGCGGCCGGGCATTCGCTTCTGGTCGGTGTGGCGCGACGACAATTTGCTCGGCACCGGCGCATTGAAGCGCATCGACGATGGCCACGCGGAAGTGAAGTCGATGCACGTCGCGGCGCCCGCGCGCCGCCAAGGTGTGGGCGGCGCGATGCTCGATCACATTCTGCGCGAAGCGCGTGCGATGGGTTTCAAGCGCGTGTCGCTGGAAACCGGATCCTGGGATTACTTCGCGCCGGCGCGCGCGATGTACGCGACGCGCGGCTTCGTCGTGTGCGCGCCGTTCGAAGGCTACAAACCGGACCCCGCATCGACCTTCATGTCGCGCGAAATCTGA
- a CDS encoding helix-turn-helix domain-containing protein yields MREAGTDIDDRIAARVRNLRAAKGLTLDDLAASSGVSRAMLSRIERAQSSATAQLLVRLCGGLGVTLSELVAAAPATPAPLRRAGEHPLWRDPATGYRRREIAPADLGPRASIVEIEFPAGARVTLDNRRYAGRGQHVWLLEGTLEIETGGATHRLNAGDRMTMAFGAKLVFRNPSRKRARYAVIADTGE; encoded by the coding sequence ATGAGAGAGGCCGGCACCGACATCGACGACCGAATCGCCGCGCGCGTGCGGAATTTGCGCGCCGCCAAGGGCTTGACGCTCGACGATCTGGCCGCGTCGTCGGGGGTGAGCCGCGCGATGCTGTCGCGGATCGAGCGCGCGCAATCGAGCGCCACGGCGCAATTGCTCGTGCGTCTGTGCGGCGGCTTGGGCGTCACCTTGTCCGAACTCGTGGCCGCGGCACCCGCAACGCCCGCCCCCTTGCGCCGCGCGGGCGAGCATCCGCTGTGGCGCGATCCGGCGACCGGCTATCGCCGGCGCGAAATCGCGCCCGCCGATCTGGGGCCGCGCGCGTCGATCGTGGAGATCGAATTTCCGGCCGGCGCCCGCGTGACACTCGACAATCGCCGCTACGCGGGGCGCGGTCAGCATGTTTGGCTGCTCGAAGGCACGCTCGAAATCGAAACCGGCGGTGCCACGCATCGCTTGAACGCGGGCGACCGTATGACGATGGCGTTCGGCGCCAAGCTCGTGTTCCGCAATCCGTCGCGCAAGCGCGCGCGCTATGCCGTTATCGCCGATACGGGGGAATAA